From a region of the Ovis aries strain OAR_USU_Benz2616 breed Rambouillet chromosome 2, ARS-UI_Ramb_v3.0, whole genome shotgun sequence genome:
- the BIN3 gene encoding bridging integrator 3 isoform X9 — protein sequence MSWWRETLNESMENSSTMSKSAVKISLDLLSNPLCEQDQDFLNMVTALDTAMKRMDAFNQEKVNQIQKTVIEPLKKFGSVFPSLNMAVKRREQALQDYRRLQAKVEKYEEKEKTGPVLAKLHQAREELRPVRDDFEAKNKQLLDEMPRFYNSRLDYFQPSFESLIRAQVRRLPPLLPWRMAQHCFSWWGGGCGLRTSPAPPHTLEVGLATFSHHPRPPQHCLRGGIQALLVVG from the exons GTGGAGAGAGACTTTGAACGAGAGTATGGAAAACTCCAGCA CCATGTCTAAATCCGCTGTGAAGATATCCTTGGACTTGCTCTCCAACCCCCTCTGCGAGCAAGACCAGGACTTTCTGAACATGGTGACCGCCCTGGACACGGCCATGAAGCGGATGGATGCCTTCAACCAGGAAAAG GTGAACCAGATACAGAAGACTGTGATTGAACCCTTAAAAAA GTTCGGCAGTGTGTTCCCAAGTCTCAATATGGCAGTGAAACGGCGGGAGCAGGCCTTGCAGGACTACAGAAGGCTCCAAGCCAAGGTGGAGAAGTacgaggagaaggagaagacggGACCGGTACTGGCCAAACTCCACCAG GCCCGAGAAGAGCTTAGGCCAGTGCGGGATGACTTTGAGGCCAAGAACAAGCAGCTCCTGGATGAGATGCCGCGCTTCTACAACAGCCGACTGGActacttccagcccagctttgAGTCCCTGATCAGAGCACAGGTGAGGCGGCTGCCACCCCTCCTGCCCTGGAGGATGGCCCAGCACTGCTTCTCTTGGTGGGGAGGCGGCTGTGGGCTTCGGACCAGCCCAGCCCCACCACACACACTTGAAGTGGGCTTAGCCACTTTCTCCCACCACCCCCGCCCTCCCCAGCACTGCCTGAGGGGAGGAATCCAGGCACTTCTGGTTGTTGGCTAG
- the BIN3 gene encoding bridging integrator 3 isoform X11 — translation MSWWRETLNESMENSSTMSKSAVKISLDLLSNPLCEQDQDFLNMVTALDTAMKRMDAFNQEKVNQIQKTVIEPLKKFGSVFPSLNMAVKRREQALQDYRRLQAKVEKYEEKEKTGPVLAKLHQAREELRPVRDDFEAKNKQLLDEMPRFYNSRLDYFQPSFESLIRAQVVYYSEMHKIFGDLTQQLDQPGCPDEQRERENEARLSELRALSIVADD, via the exons GTGGAGAGAGACTTTGAACGAGAGTATGGAAAACTCCAGCA CCATGTCTAAATCCGCTGTGAAGATATCCTTGGACTTGCTCTCCAACCCCCTCTGCGAGCAAGACCAGGACTTTCTGAACATGGTGACCGCCCTGGACACGGCCATGAAGCGGATGGATGCCTTCAACCAGGAAAAG GTGAACCAGATACAGAAGACTGTGATTGAACCCTTAAAAAA GTTCGGCAGTGTGTTCCCAAGTCTCAATATGGCAGTGAAACGGCGGGAGCAGGCCTTGCAGGACTACAGAAGGCTCCAAGCCAAGGTGGAGAAGTacgaggagaaggagaagacggGACCGGTACTGGCCAAACTCCACCAG GCCCGAGAAGAGCTTAGGCCAGTGCGGGATGACTTTGAGGCCAAGAACAAGCAGCTCCTGGATGAGATGCCGCGCTTCTACAACAGCCGACTGGActacttccagcccagctttgAGTCCCTGATCAGAGCACAG GTCGTGTACTACTCAGAAATGCACAAGATCTTTGGAGACTTGACCCAGCAGCTTGACCAGCCCGGCTGCCCTGACGAGCAGCGGGAGCGGGAGAACGAGGCCAGGCTGAGCGAGCTCCGAGCCCTCTCCATTGTGGCCGATGACTGA
- the BIN3 gene encoding bridging integrator 3 isoform X8, translated as MSWIPFKIGQPKKQIVPKTVERDFEREYGKLQQLEEQTKRLQKDMRKSTDADLAMSKSAVKISLDLLSNPLCEQDQDFLNMVTALDTAMKRMDAFNQEKVNQIQKTVIEPLKKFGSVFPSLNMAVKRREQALQDYRRLQAKVEKYEEKEKTGPVLAKLHQAREELRPVRDDFEAKNKQLLDEMPRFYNSRLDYFQPSFESLIRAQVVYYSEMHKIFGDLTQQLDQPGCPDEQRERENEARLSELRALSIVADD; from the exons GTGGAGAGAGACTTTGAACGAGAGTATGGAAAACTCCAGCA GCTGGAGGAGCAGACCAAGAGGCTGCAGAAGGACATGAGGAAGAGCACAGACGCCGACCTGG CCATGTCTAAATCCGCTGTGAAGATATCCTTGGACTTGCTCTCCAACCCCCTCTGCGAGCAAGACCAGGACTTTCTGAACATGGTGACCGCCCTGGACACGGCCATGAAGCGGATGGATGCCTTCAACCAGGAAAAG GTGAACCAGATACAGAAGACTGTGATTGAACCCTTAAAAAA GTTCGGCAGTGTGTTCCCAAGTCTCAATATGGCAGTGAAACGGCGGGAGCAGGCCTTGCAGGACTACAGAAGGCTCCAAGCCAAGGTGGAGAAGTacgaggagaaggagaagacggGACCGGTACTGGCCAAACTCCACCAG GCCCGAGAAGAGCTTAGGCCAGTGCGGGATGACTTTGAGGCCAAGAACAAGCAGCTCCTGGATGAGATGCCGCGCTTCTACAACAGCCGACTGGActacttccagcccagctttgAGTCCCTGATCAGAGCACAG GTCGTGTACTACTCAGAAATGCACAAGATCTTTGGAGACTTGACCCAGCAGCTTGACCAGCCCGGCTGCCCTGACGAGCAGCGGGAGCGGGAGAACGAGGCCAGGCTGAGCGAGCTCCGAGCCCTCTCCATTGTGGCCGATGACTGA
- the BIN3 gene encoding bridging integrator 3 isoform X4, producing the protein MSTLRIPFKIGQPKKQIVPKTVERDFEREYGKLQQLEEQTKRLQKDMRKSTDADLAMSKSAVKISLDLLSNPLCEQDQDFLNMVTALDTAMKRMDAFNQEKVNQIQKTVIEPLKKFGSVFPSLNMAVKRREQALQDYRRLQAKVEKYEEKEKTGPVLAKLHQAREELRPVRDDFEAKNKQLLDEMPRFYNSRLDYFQPSFESLIRAQVRRLPPLLPWRMAQHCFSWWGGGCGLRTSPAPPHTLEVGLATFSHHPRPPQHCLRGGIQALLVVG; encoded by the exons GTGGAGAGAGACTTTGAACGAGAGTATGGAAAACTCCAGCA GCTGGAGGAGCAGACCAAGAGGCTGCAGAAGGACATGAGGAAGAGCACAGACGCCGACCTGG CCATGTCTAAATCCGCTGTGAAGATATCCTTGGACTTGCTCTCCAACCCCCTCTGCGAGCAAGACCAGGACTTTCTGAACATGGTGACCGCCCTGGACACGGCCATGAAGCGGATGGATGCCTTCAACCAGGAAAAG GTGAACCAGATACAGAAGACTGTGATTGAACCCTTAAAAAA GTTCGGCAGTGTGTTCCCAAGTCTCAATATGGCAGTGAAACGGCGGGAGCAGGCCTTGCAGGACTACAGAAGGCTCCAAGCCAAGGTGGAGAAGTacgaggagaaggagaagacggGACCGGTACTGGCCAAACTCCACCAG GCCCGAGAAGAGCTTAGGCCAGTGCGGGATGACTTTGAGGCCAAGAACAAGCAGCTCCTGGATGAGATGCCGCGCTTCTACAACAGCCGACTGGActacttccagcccagctttgAGTCCCTGATCAGAGCACAGGTGAGGCGGCTGCCACCCCTCCTGCCCTGGAGGATGGCCCAGCACTGCTTCTCTTGGTGGGGAGGCGGCTGTGGGCTTCGGACCAGCCCAGCCCCACCACACACACTTGAAGTGGGCTTAGCCACTTTCTCCCACCACCCCCGCCCTCCCCAGCACTGCCTGAGGGGAGGAATCCAGGCACTTCTGGTTGTTGGCTAG
- the BIN3 gene encoding bridging integrator 3 isoform X7 has translation MSTLRIPFKIGQPKKQIVPKTVERDFEREYGKLQQLEEQTKRLQKDMRKSTDADLAMSKSAVKISLDLLSNPLCEQDQDFLNMVTALDTAMKRMDAFNQEKVNQIQKTVIEPLKKFGSVFPSLNMAVKRREQALQDYRRLQAKVEKYEEKEKTGPVLAKLHQAREELRPVRDDFEAKNKQLLDEMPRFYNSRLDYFQPSFESLIRAQVVYYSEMHKIFGDLTQQLDQPGCPDEQRERENEARLSELRALSIVADD, from the exons GTGGAGAGAGACTTTGAACGAGAGTATGGAAAACTCCAGCA GCTGGAGGAGCAGACCAAGAGGCTGCAGAAGGACATGAGGAAGAGCACAGACGCCGACCTGG CCATGTCTAAATCCGCTGTGAAGATATCCTTGGACTTGCTCTCCAACCCCCTCTGCGAGCAAGACCAGGACTTTCTGAACATGGTGACCGCCCTGGACACGGCCATGAAGCGGATGGATGCCTTCAACCAGGAAAAG GTGAACCAGATACAGAAGACTGTGATTGAACCCTTAAAAAA GTTCGGCAGTGTGTTCCCAAGTCTCAATATGGCAGTGAAACGGCGGGAGCAGGCCTTGCAGGACTACAGAAGGCTCCAAGCCAAGGTGGAGAAGTacgaggagaaggagaagacggGACCGGTACTGGCCAAACTCCACCAG GCCCGAGAAGAGCTTAGGCCAGTGCGGGATGACTTTGAGGCCAAGAACAAGCAGCTCCTGGATGAGATGCCGCGCTTCTACAACAGCCGACTGGActacttccagcccagctttgAGTCCCTGATCAGAGCACAG GTCGTGTACTACTCAGAAATGCACAAGATCTTTGGAGACTTGACCCAGCAGCTTGACCAGCCCGGCTGCCCTGACGAGCAGCGGGAGCGGGAGAACGAGGCCAGGCTGAGCGAGCTCCGAGCCCTCTCCATTGTGGCCGATGACTGA
- the BIN3 gene encoding bridging integrator 3 isoform X3, with translation MSWIPFKIGQPKKQIVPKTVERDFEREYGKLQQPILLPCRLEEQTKRLQKDMRKSTDADLAMSKSAVKISLDLLSNPLCEQDQDFLNMVTALDTAMKRMDAFNQEKVNQIQKTVIEPLKKFGSVFPSLNMAVKRREQALQDYRRLQAKVEKYEEKEKTGPVLAKLHQAREELRPVRDDFEAKNKQLLDEMPRFYNSRLDYFQPSFESLIRAQVRRLPPLLPWRMAQHCFSWWGGGCGLRTSPAPPHTLEVGLATFSHHPRPPQHCLRGGIQALLVVG, from the exons GTGGAGAGAGACTTTGAACGAGAGTATGGAAAACTCCAGCA GCCCATACTGCTGCCTTGCAGGCTGGAGGAGCAGACCAAGAGGCTGCAGAAGGACATGAGGAAGAGCACAGACGCCGACCTGG CCATGTCTAAATCCGCTGTGAAGATATCCTTGGACTTGCTCTCCAACCCCCTCTGCGAGCAAGACCAGGACTTTCTGAACATGGTGACCGCCCTGGACACGGCCATGAAGCGGATGGATGCCTTCAACCAGGAAAAG GTGAACCAGATACAGAAGACTGTGATTGAACCCTTAAAAAA GTTCGGCAGTGTGTTCCCAAGTCTCAATATGGCAGTGAAACGGCGGGAGCAGGCCTTGCAGGACTACAGAAGGCTCCAAGCCAAGGTGGAGAAGTacgaggagaaggagaagacggGACCGGTACTGGCCAAACTCCACCAG GCCCGAGAAGAGCTTAGGCCAGTGCGGGATGACTTTGAGGCCAAGAACAAGCAGCTCCTGGATGAGATGCCGCGCTTCTACAACAGCCGACTGGActacttccagcccagctttgAGTCCCTGATCAGAGCACAGGTGAGGCGGCTGCCACCCCTCCTGCCCTGGAGGATGGCCCAGCACTGCTTCTCTTGGTGGGGAGGCGGCTGTGGGCTTCGGACCAGCCCAGCCCCACCACACACACTTGAAGTGGGCTTAGCCACTTTCTCCCACCACCCCCGCCCTCCCCAGCACTGCCTGAGGGGAGGAATCCAGGCACTTCTGGTTGTTGGCTAG
- the BIN3 gene encoding bridging integrator 3 isoform X5, translating into MSWIPFKIGQPKKQIVPKTVERDFEREYGKLQQLEEQTKRLQKDMRKSTDADLAMSKSAVKISLDLLSNPLCEQDQDFLNMVTALDTAMKRMDAFNQEKVNQIQKTVIEPLKKFGSVFPSLNMAVKRREQALQDYRRLQAKVEKYEEKEKTGPVLAKLHQAREELRPVRDDFEAKNKQLLDEMPRFYNSRLDYFQPSFESLIRAQVRRLPPLLPWRMAQHCFSWWGGGCGLRTSPAPPHTLEVGLATFSHHPRPPQHCLRGGIQALLVVG; encoded by the exons GTGGAGAGAGACTTTGAACGAGAGTATGGAAAACTCCAGCA GCTGGAGGAGCAGACCAAGAGGCTGCAGAAGGACATGAGGAAGAGCACAGACGCCGACCTGG CCATGTCTAAATCCGCTGTGAAGATATCCTTGGACTTGCTCTCCAACCCCCTCTGCGAGCAAGACCAGGACTTTCTGAACATGGTGACCGCCCTGGACACGGCCATGAAGCGGATGGATGCCTTCAACCAGGAAAAG GTGAACCAGATACAGAAGACTGTGATTGAACCCTTAAAAAA GTTCGGCAGTGTGTTCCCAAGTCTCAATATGGCAGTGAAACGGCGGGAGCAGGCCTTGCAGGACTACAGAAGGCTCCAAGCCAAGGTGGAGAAGTacgaggagaaggagaagacggGACCGGTACTGGCCAAACTCCACCAG GCCCGAGAAGAGCTTAGGCCAGTGCGGGATGACTTTGAGGCCAAGAACAAGCAGCTCCTGGATGAGATGCCGCGCTTCTACAACAGCCGACTGGActacttccagcccagctttgAGTCCCTGATCAGAGCACAGGTGAGGCGGCTGCCACCCCTCCTGCCCTGGAGGATGGCCCAGCACTGCTTCTCTTGGTGGGGAGGCGGCTGTGGGCTTCGGACCAGCCCAGCCCCACCACACACACTTGAAGTGGGCTTAGCCACTTTCTCCCACCACCCCCGCCCTCCCCAGCACTGCCTGAGGGGAGGAATCCAGGCACTTCTGGTTGTTGGCTAG
- the BIN3 gene encoding bridging integrator 3 isoform X10 — MSWIPFKIGQPKKQIVPKTVERDFEREYGKLQQLEEQTKRLQKDMRKSTDADLAMSKSAVKISLDLLSNPLCEQDQDFLNMVTALDTAMKRMDAFNQEKVNQIQKTVIEPLKKFGSVFPSLNMAVKRREQALQDYRRLQAKVEKYEEKEKTGPVLAKLHQAREELRPVRDDFEAKNKQLLDEMPRFYNSRLDYFQPSFESLIRAQTLISPFGGRPGSVLTFSNSGQGP, encoded by the exons GTGGAGAGAGACTTTGAACGAGAGTATGGAAAACTCCAGCA GCTGGAGGAGCAGACCAAGAGGCTGCAGAAGGACATGAGGAAGAGCACAGACGCCGACCTGG CCATGTCTAAATCCGCTGTGAAGATATCCTTGGACTTGCTCTCCAACCCCCTCTGCGAGCAAGACCAGGACTTTCTGAACATGGTGACCGCCCTGGACACGGCCATGAAGCGGATGGATGCCTTCAACCAGGAAAAG GTGAACCAGATACAGAAGACTGTGATTGAACCCTTAAAAAA GTTCGGCAGTGTGTTCCCAAGTCTCAATATGGCAGTGAAACGGCGGGAGCAGGCCTTGCAGGACTACAGAAGGCTCCAAGCCAAGGTGGAGAAGTacgaggagaaggagaagacggGACCGGTACTGGCCAAACTCCACCAG GCCCGAGAAGAGCTTAGGCCAGTGCGGGATGACTTTGAGGCCAAGAACAAGCAGCTCCTGGATGAGATGCCGCGCTTCTACAACAGCCGACTGGActacttccagcccagctttgAGTCCCTGATCAGAGCACAG ACCCTGATTAGCCCTTTCGGTGGAAGACCAGGGAGTGTCTTGACCTTTAGCAACTCTGGGCAGGGTCCCTAA
- the BIN3 gene encoding bridging integrator 3 isoform X6, which translates to MSWIPFKIGQPKKQIVPKTVERDFEREYGKLQQPILLPCRLEEQTKRLQKDMRKSTDADLAMSKSAVKISLDLLSNPLCEQDQDFLNMVTALDTAMKRMDAFNQEKVNQIQKTVIEPLKKFGSVFPSLNMAVKRREQALQDYRRLQAKVEKYEEKEKTGPVLAKLHQAREELRPVRDDFEAKNKQLLDEMPRFYNSRLDYFQPSFESLIRAQVVYYSEMHKIFGDLTQQLDQPGCPDEQRERENEARLSELRALSIVADD; encoded by the exons GTGGAGAGAGACTTTGAACGAGAGTATGGAAAACTCCAGCA GCCCATACTGCTGCCTTGCAGGCTGGAGGAGCAGACCAAGAGGCTGCAGAAGGACATGAGGAAGAGCACAGACGCCGACCTGG CCATGTCTAAATCCGCTGTGAAGATATCCTTGGACTTGCTCTCCAACCCCCTCTGCGAGCAAGACCAGGACTTTCTGAACATGGTGACCGCCCTGGACACGGCCATGAAGCGGATGGATGCCTTCAACCAGGAAAAG GTGAACCAGATACAGAAGACTGTGATTGAACCCTTAAAAAA GTTCGGCAGTGTGTTCCCAAGTCTCAATATGGCAGTGAAACGGCGGGAGCAGGCCTTGCAGGACTACAGAAGGCTCCAAGCCAAGGTGGAGAAGTacgaggagaaggagaagacggGACCGGTACTGGCCAAACTCCACCAG GCCCGAGAAGAGCTTAGGCCAGTGCGGGATGACTTTGAGGCCAAGAACAAGCAGCTCCTGGATGAGATGCCGCGCTTCTACAACAGCCGACTGGActacttccagcccagctttgAGTCCCTGATCAGAGCACAG GTCGTGTACTACTCAGAAATGCACAAGATCTTTGGAGACTTGACCCAGCAGCTTGACCAGCCCGGCTGCCCTGACGAGCAGCGGGAGCGGGAGAACGAGGCCAGGCTGAGCGAGCTCCGAGCCCTCTCCATTGTGGCCGATGACTGA